The genomic DNA CCCCCCCCCCCACTGGCTGATGAACCCCCTTCGCAATGATTATTAGTTACAGTAACATTATCTATTACTACCAAATTGATTCCCCGGCATAAATGTATTCCACCACCATAAGGGGAATTACCTGTAACAGTATTATTACTAATTTCCACATTTCGTATGATAATATCCTGCCAAGTAGGATGTATCATATTATATATATCTCCATCACCATAAATTCCACCTCCCCGAGGATGATATTCAGATTCTGATATATTATTCCTTATCTTTAAATTCTCCAGTTTTGCTCCACTTCGAAAAATGTGTATTCCTCCCCCTCGATAAAAATTCCCATTCCTGATAACAAAGCCACATAAATAGCTGAGAGTATCTTCTCCGCTTTCCATTCGTACTACGCTATCATTATCCCAACCATCAATGATAGTTGCTTCGATTGTTGATTGATATCCGGTAAAAATGTATTCTGAAGTTACAGTGATTTTCTTCCCCAGAAAGTTGATATTTTCATAATAAGTTCCAGGTGCAACTAATACGGTGTCCGTATCTACTGCCAGATCTATACCGTCCTGAATAGAGTAAACATCATTATCCCAGTCAGGAACATCAATCAACACACTATGCAGGTTTATAGCGAGGACAGTTAATAACAATATTAATAATAAAGTTTTTTTCATATCATCCTTCTTGGTTAGAATCCTGACGCCCCGTAAGAGACGCCAGGATTTTCGAGTCTCGAGTTACGAGTTTCGAATCACGTTACTTAATGAGAACAACCTTGTTAGTAAACAGCTCATCATTGATTTTAAGTCTTACAAAATACATACCTGATCCAACCCTATGTCCGTTATCATCCTTTCCTTTCCAGACTATACTATAATCATCAGGTCTGAATGTTTCGTCAGCTAAGGTTCTGACCTTTTGACCCTTTACATTGTATATCATGATCTGAACTTCTGAAAGTTCTTCCAATGAGAAAGAAACCGTAGTTTCCGGATTAAATGGATTGGGATAACAACAGAAATTATAGGGAACAGGTTCGATTGTTTCGCCTTTATTGAAGCTTAGAGTATAGAATTCACCGGGTTGTCCGGTAAATAAGGTATTACTTACAACAGGATAGCCGTTCTCATGAATTTGATAACTATCTTTTCGTTCATTTTCTCCTCTGCCATCATACCAGAACTCAAATTCAATCTCCTGTCCCTGATCTTCTTCCAGTATATATGCACATATCTGACAATTCAATCCTTCCACTACTTCAGCGCCCTGGCATCCACCGCCAACGTAAACAGCTACTTCATCAGGAACATCTGCCGGATCAAACTCCACGAAAATGGGAAGGTAATCAATCTCCTCTTCCCATTCGAAGTGTACAGCATAAGGTCTAATGATCGGTTCTGTATCGTCTCTGGAACTTTGCCATGGGAAACTTTGAGCACTGGTAGTTTTTAGTACTACCATATCAGTATAATTTAGATAAAGATCATCAGGATCACTGCTCCAGGGATCGCCTGTTGTCGCTCTACTTGTAGCCCATCTCTGAGTCTGGATCTTCACGCAGTCATTCAAAACAGCACTGGGTAGAGCATCTTCTGCAGACTGAGTATCATCAGGAAAATATCCTACCCAGGTATCCGCTCCTGCTGCAGTAGAAACGTCTTCTTCGTCGTCTACATCATCTCCTCTGGTAAATAATGCTGCATCGCTATCTTCCAGATTATAGATTTTGTAACCTTTCAAACTTGATAGATTTCCTGTACCTGACCAGGTATCAAAGAACTCGTCACTATCTTCATCAAGTCCATAGAACCAGGGATTAGTACCGCAGGTTTCATTAAACCAGCCGCAACTATCAGGTATATCATTCCAATGCCATCTTACTAAAGCTGTACTTACGCTTTGTCCTATATTAGAAGATCCTTCATTAACAGGCAATTGATCAAAACATATCCAGTTCCAGTTTGAACGCATTTGAAAGGGAGGTGTACCAAAGAGCGGCCACTCATATTTATACTGTTCATGATAGGCATAGCCCATATCTGCCATAGATCCATCATCGTCATCATAAGTAGAAGATCTGTTGCCTGCATCAATGCAGGGACTCAAGTAATCCAAAGTATAATCATCACCAGCAGCATTAACAAATTCAGGATCATCATTAATATTCTCATCTCCTGGATAAACGGTGTTTCCATCAACACAACTATAAGTTACGTCATAATCCGCAGGTATCTGAGGTGTGCTGTCATTATCCCAGATTATACTGTTGATAATTGTAAGGTCTATATCTTCTGTTCCTGCTGCTTCATATATACCCCCTACACCATTGGTCGAATTATTATCTGCAATAGTGACTTTATCCATGTTAATTATCAGATCATATCCGGGATATTCTTGATTCATACCCATGGCACCTCCGTCCTCAGTTGCTGTGTTTTCATAAATCAAAACATTCTCTGCAGTAACTGTTGTTTCTTCATCAGTGGATTTTAAATAAATTGCACCACCGTATTTAGAAGTGTTATTTGCGAATATTACATTCTCTAAAGTCAAATCACCATCCATAAATCGTATTCCACCACCATTGATTTCGTTTGCAATTCCTGTTGTATTATTATAGATTGAAGTATCAGTAATTATTAAATCTGCACACCAGGAATTTATACCTGCACCAGAGGAAACAGAAGTGCAATCTCTGATTTCACATTCTTCAATCTTAATAGTTCTATCGCATGATACATGTATTCCTGCACCTGAGCCACCGTAACCATTGATAAGTGTCAATCCTCTTAATGTAGTAGTTGTATTACAATTCGAAGTGAAGTAAATACATTCTTCTGAATCATCTCCATCTACAATAACATCTCCTGTTCCACAATGTTCTATCGTCAAACCTATATTTCCGATAGTCAGATGTTCATAAGTACCGGGATACACATAGATAGTTTCTTCATTACTGGCATTGTCTATGGCATCCTGAATCTCATCAAAAGTAGTTACACCCCATCCTGGAGTGGCTGCGGTATAATCATCATCTACATAAAGCCTAGCGCTTAAAAGCAGCGGGATTAGCATAATTAGTGCTAAAACAAATTTTTTATCTTTACACATTATTATCTCCTGTGTATTTTTAAATCAGGTATTTTGTTAGACCAGCTGCCTGTTCATTCCAAGTGTTCAGGCAACACTTTATTTATGATATTTAATTCAATTAATATAACCATTTAGTATTCAGGATATTTTTATAATAGTTGGCTTCAAAAAAATGAAGACTTTCACCATTGCTGAGGGCTGTAACAGCTAATGTAATTATGTTAAATGGATCAAGTGCTGTCCAGGTACCTAGACCTTGAACAGTACTATCAACATACCAATTGGCAGTTAAAAAACTGTAACTGATAACAAACATAATAAACTCCTAAATACTTTATAAAAGTTTTATTATTTCTCTCCCTGTCAATATAAATAAGACAGGAAGTTCGATTTCGCTGAAAATCAGATTCTGATTTTCTCACCAAAATCACCGTCAGCCATAGCCGCATAGGTCTAACAGCTTCTTATTTCCAAACGTTTCCTTATGCATGTCTCCTCCTTTCTTTCTATTTGCTAAATTTATAGCAATGGAAAGTGAAATTACCTATAATAGGAATATAAAAAGTTCTCCATCAATTTCAAGTACGTAGAATTCATCGTCATAAACAACAATCGTAACTCCAGGATCATTAAGGCTTCCAGTATAAACCGGAAGATTTGAGTAATCGATAGGTGATGAATTCAACATATTAAAAAAAAGGGCTTGGGCTAAGATAATTACAAAAATAATCTTTTTCATTTTACAATCCTTTAATGTATTTACATATTAGTGTATTATGGAGTGAAAATGTTGCCGCAATACGGTGATAATCTTAATTTAATTACTATTTAATTTATTTATATATGTAACTTACATCAAATATATCTTTAGATTGCGTAAGTCTTCAAGCAGAAGAGCAGGAACATTTCTATGAAACTTCCTGCTCCTACCACCGGATGCCCCTTTTTCCCTGTCATAGGGAAGGAAAGTATGAGATTACACAGACAGTATATTTCCTCCTCTATTCCACTCTCTATAATTTCATCTGATCTTTTTTGAATATTTGAATTTAACTTCTTTGTTAATAAACGAGTTAAGTCCATCACCAGCATCAGCCAATTGCTTCATCATATTAATATTACCTTGACCGGCTTTTTCACTTCTATACTCATAAACAGAGCCATCCCTGAACTGGACTCTGATCCAGTCCTGACCATATTCATAAGCTGACACACCAGAGTCATGGTCAATATCACGATACTTTTGCATAATACATCTCCTTTTTGTTTTTTCTATCCACTTCGGCATAATTCAAATTTAGCAATGTTATTCATCCTGATAGTTGTCACATTCAGCTTTCCATAATTTATAGTATCTACTTAATCCTGTTTTGTCTCCACCTTTAAAATGACCTCCATTTTTCATTTTGTTAATCCATAAAATAAATTGATTAGCATATTCAGGTTTCCAATGATGTATAGTAATTAGATAGTTTTTTATGGAAGTTGTATTTAGTTCAATCCCATATTTAAAAAATGTACGAATATAAGTCTTGGCAAAATTATCATCAGATGAATGAGCTAATCCATCACCGATATTTATCTGGTTTGATAACTTATCAAGGGCAACTTTGAGAATACATGGCAGATCAGTTTTTGGTAATGATGATTGACCATTTCCATCATAGCTTATATTCCACCTTAGCATCCATTTTTCCAATTCACCTTTGTGGTTTTCAACTGCCAAAATATATGAAACACCTGTAATTGAGTCAATATGATCTGCTTCTAAATCTGATAAGTAAACAACCACTACCACATCATTAAGTTTGGGAGACTTATATGTCTTTAGTGATTCAATATATATTCTGACTCCCCTATATGAGTGAGTCTTATTAATATGATTAATAGTGGATCTGCCCAGAGATTGATCTAAGGCTAAACTATCTTTGACACCTGTTAAAATTACAAGTCTTGAATCTTTAGCCAGCTCTAAACCGGTATCAATTGCTTCTTTTAATGCACTATGATTTTTATCATATTCTGTAATAACAACCCTCTGTGTTATCATAAACCATACCTCCACACTTTGTTTTTATTCATACTATTCATTACATTAGTGCAAATTTTCTGAAAATGTTGCCGCAATAGGGAAATTAAGTGAGAAGTCCCCCTTCGTGCAAGAATGCGGAGGATTTGCAATGTGAAGTGAGACGTTAGAAGGGATGTCAGGAATCTAATCATCAAAGAGGAAAAGCCAAAACCTTCCGGATGGTCGAAGACCTCCTGAATGGTTGACCTGAGTCGCCTAAATGTAACATGCATGTATAGATTAAAAACAGTTGCCACCATCCCGGAGGTTTCCAACCATCCGGGAGGTAGTTTAATTTGGAGGAATTATGGTAGACCACCCGGTTGACTTCTATTATGCCGCTATCTCCAATAATTATAGTTAGTTAGGGCTAAAATAATGTGTGAAAACAAGGAGATGCCAGAATTCTAATCACGAAAGAGGAACAATTATTGCATTATAAAAATAAAAAAGAATGAGCAGGAAATATGAAATATCGTAATACCCTGATTATCATAATGCTTTCAGCCGTTTTATGGTTGATTGCAGCACCAGATCCTCCCATCGCTAATATGGTCTATCATGAAAATGTCGTCCATGGTGACACACTTGTCGATGAATATTGCTGGCTAAAGGATAAATCCCGTACCGATCCTGAAGTATTAGAATATCTCCAAATGGAAAATGATTACACCCAGGCAATGATGTCATCAACCCGGGGATTGCAGGATACTCTGTATAATGAATTTCGCAGCCGCATTCCTGATGAAGACAGTAGCATACCCTATAAACTGGGAAACTACTGGTATTACAGCCGGGAAGAGCCCGGGAAACAATATTCATTATACTGTAGAAAGTATAATGAAATGACTGCGGAAGAAGAGGTATATTTTGATCAGAATCTACTTGCAGTAAATAAGGAATACCTGGCAGTTAGCGGGATGAAAATATCAACTGATGAAAATATGCTGGCCTATCTTGCTGATTACACAGGGGCTGAAGTATATAATCTCTATATAAAAAATATACAAAGTGGAGATCTCCTGGCAGATAGTCTTGCCAATGTGGATGATATCTGCTGGGCAAATGATAATGAAACCCTCTTTTATTGTACTTCTGACGAATCAGGGAGAACAGATAAGGTCTGGTGGCATCGTCTGGGAACAGAATTCAATACTGATGAACTGATTTACGAAGAACCTGACAG from Candidatus Stygibacter australis includes the following:
- a CDS encoding T9SS type A sorting domain-containing protein, giving the protein MCKDKKFVLALIMLIPLLLSARLYVDDDYTAATPGWGVTTFDEIQDAIDNASNEETIYVYPGTYEHLTIGNIGLTIEHCGTGDVIVDGDDSEECIYFTSNCNTTTTLRGLTLINGYGGSGAGIHVSCDRTIKIEECEIRDCTSVSSGAGINSWCADLIITDTSIYNNTTGIANEINGGGIRFMDGDLTLENVIFANNTSKYGGAIYLKSTDEETTVTAENVLIYENTATEDGGAMGMNQEYPGYDLIINMDKVTIADNNSTNGVGGIYEAAGTEDIDLTIINSIIWDNDSTPQIPADYDVTYSCVDGNTVYPGDENINDDPEFVNAAGDDYTLDYLSPCIDAGNRSSTYDDDDGSMADMGYAYHEQYKYEWPLFGTPPFQMRSNWNWICFDQLPVNEGSSNIGQSVSTALVRWHWNDIPDSCGWFNETCGTNPWFYGLDEDSDEFFDTWSGTGNLSSLKGYKIYNLEDSDAALFTRGDDVDDEEDVSTAAGADTWVGYFPDDTQSAEDALPSAVLNDCVKIQTQRWATSRATTGDPWSSDPDDLYLNYTDMVVLKTTSAQSFPWQSSRDDTEPIIRPYAVHFEWEEEIDYLPIFVEFDPADVPDEVAVYVGGGCQGAEVVEGLNCQICAYILEEDQGQEIEFEFWYDGRGENERKDSYQIHENGYPVVSNTLFTGQPGEFYTLSFNKGETIEPVPYNFCCYPNPFNPETTVSFSLEELSEVQIMIYNVKGQKVRTLADETFRPDDYSIVWKGKDDNGHRVGSGMYFVRLKINDELFTNKVVLIK